In Carassius carassius chromosome 19, fCarCar2.1, whole genome shotgun sequence, a single genomic region encodes these proteins:
- the LOC132095057 gene encoding nucleoporin NUP35-like: MDIQSIEPMTLGSPTSPKPGAQFLPGFLMGDLPAPVTPQPRSFGLTGGGTETRSPFLAGGSPPQPVVPTPKDKSGAPPVRSIYDDLNGSAVGMSPLAARKQPFAGVHTPLSGLPGTPGTMSNLFSPAGQQRKTVLSPAQADPFFTQGDALSSEDLLDDTWVTVFGFPPASASYILLQFAQYGNILKHVMSNTGNWMHVRYQSKLQARKALSKDGKIFGEAIMIGVKPCIDKSVMESSDKSSTSSSVFTPPVKAPGTPSHPLSTPRSVMRPLSAAYKVSSSDYQVVSDQQTPKKDDSLVSKAMEYMFGW, from the exons ATGGACATCCAGA GTATTGAACCAATGACTCTCGGGTCTCCAACCTCCCCCAAGCCTGGGGCTCAGTTTTTACCTGGGTTTCTGATGGGAGACCTGCCTGCTCCTGTCACACCTCAGCCCAGGTCTTTTGGGTTGACAGGAGGTGGGACAGAAACAAGGTCTCCTTTTCTGGCTG GTGGGTCTCCTCCACAGCCGGTGGTCCCAACACCTAAAGACAAGAGTGGAGCCCCTCCGGTCAGAAGCATCTATGATGACCTCAACGGCTCCGCTGTGGGAATGTCACCTCTTGCTGCTCGCAAGCAA CCATTTGCTGGAGTGCACACACCATTGTCTGGTCTACCAGGGACACCAGGAACca TGTCTAATTTGTTTAGCCCCGCGGGGCAGCAGAGGAAAACAGTACTTTCCCCAGCTCAAGCAGATCCATTCTTCACACAAGGAGATGCTCTGTCCTCAGAAGACCTGCTAGATGACACCTGGGTCACAGTTTTTGG ATTCCCTCCAGCATCTGCATCGTACATCCTTTTACAGTTTGCACAGTatggaaatatattaaaacatgtg ATGTCTAATACAGGCAACTGGATGCACGTTCGCTATCAGTCTAAACTGCAGGCACGAAAAGCTCTCAGTAAAGATGGAAAGATATTTGGAGAAGCCATAATGATTGGCGTCAAACCTTGTATTGATAAG agtgtAATGGAGAGTTCGGACAAGAGCAGTACTTCCAGTTCTGTGTTCACTCCCCCGGTGAAGGCTCCCGGTACCCCGAGTCACCCTCTATCAACTCCCCGATCTGTCATGAGACCCCTCAGTGCTGCTTACAAAGTATCCAGCAGTGACTACCAG GTTGTATCAGATCAACAGACACCAAAAAAGGATGACAGTCTTGTATCTAAAGCAATGGAGTATATGTTTGGATGGTAG